The following proteins come from a genomic window of Blastococcus sp. HT6-30:
- a CDS encoding DEAD/DEAH box helicase — translation MTTIHPVRSATPPGPDDDLAREDRAGGASPGGPGAGALPPGGELLTDLLAHTADDERPVTHVHHVPVRESRTLDWPAWTEPGLRERLAARGVRAPWQHQVAAAQLARQGRHVVVATGTASGKSLAYQLPALTRLAEDPRACVLYLAPTKALARDQLASVAALADPSVRPAAYDGDTPAEERDWVRRHSRWIVTNPDMLHRGILPAHQRWSSTLRRVAYVVIDECHAYRGVFGSHVGHVLRRLRRICRRYGAEPVFVLASATVADPAAAATRLVGEDVVAVTDDGSPRPGATFALWEPPLTERTGEHGAPLRRSAAADAAGLLADLVERGARTLAFVRSRRSAESVAEQARRILADRGRGDLVRRVDSYRGGYLPEERRELERALSAGDLLGVATTNALELGIDIAGLDAVVLAGYPGTLASLWQQAGRAGRAQRESLVVFVARDDPLDHYLAHHPRAVFGRPIEATVTDPANPYVLGPQLCCAAAELPLVPADLADFGGPVAEAQLDELVAAGRLRRRPTGWYWAGRGRPDVDIRGGGDQPVAIIEGGTGRLLGTVDGGAAHSTVHEGALYVHRGDTFVVDEFDVEDACAVVHPETPDWTTVARDVTDLAIVSIEQTRPLGTVTAHTGVVDVTNQVVAYQRRRLGTGEVLAEFPLDLPPRQLRTKAVWLALDSRAVQRAEVEDAALPGSLHAAEHAAIGILPLLATCDRWDLGGLSTALHPDTGTAAIFVYDGHPGGAGFAERGYAALRRWLQATRATVASCECESGCPSCVQSPKCGNGNDPLDKAGAVRVLDAVLDELAAADERGATEPDDGDEDDGPTTVAEVRAGAAEEDDLVF, via the coding sequence GTGACCACGATCCACCCGGTCCGGTCGGCCACCCCTCCCGGCCCGGACGACGACCTCGCGCGCGAGGACCGGGCAGGTGGGGCGTCCCCCGGCGGGCCGGGCGCGGGCGCCCTGCCGCCCGGCGGCGAGCTGCTGACCGACCTGCTGGCGCACACCGCCGACGACGAGCGGCCCGTCACGCACGTGCACCACGTCCCGGTGCGGGAGAGCCGCACCCTCGACTGGCCGGCGTGGACGGAGCCCGGGCTCCGCGAGCGGCTGGCGGCCCGGGGCGTCCGGGCGCCGTGGCAGCACCAGGTGGCGGCCGCGCAGCTGGCCCGGCAGGGCCGCCACGTCGTCGTCGCCACCGGGACCGCGTCGGGGAAGTCGCTGGCCTACCAGCTGCCGGCGCTGACCCGGCTGGCCGAGGACCCGCGGGCCTGCGTCCTGTACCTGGCGCCGACCAAGGCGCTGGCCCGCGACCAGCTGGCGTCGGTGGCCGCGCTGGCCGACCCCTCGGTGCGGCCGGCGGCCTACGACGGCGACACCCCGGCCGAGGAGCGCGACTGGGTGCGGCGGCACTCCCGCTGGATCGTCACCAACCCCGACATGCTGCACCGCGGGATCCTGCCGGCCCACCAACGCTGGTCGAGCACCCTGCGGCGGGTGGCCTACGTGGTCATCGACGAGTGCCACGCCTACCGCGGGGTCTTCGGCTCGCACGTCGGCCACGTGCTGCGCCGGCTCCGGCGGATCTGCCGGCGGTACGGCGCCGAGCCGGTGTTCGTGCTGGCGTCGGCCACGGTCGCCGACCCCGCGGCCGCGGCGACCCGGCTGGTCGGCGAGGACGTCGTCGCGGTGACCGACGACGGCTCTCCGCGCCCCGGAGCCACCTTCGCGCTGTGGGAGCCCCCGCTCACCGAGCGCACCGGCGAGCACGGGGCGCCGCTGCGCCGGTCGGCCGCCGCCGATGCCGCCGGCCTGCTCGCCGACCTGGTCGAGCGGGGCGCGCGGACGCTGGCGTTCGTGCGGTCGCGGCGCAGCGCCGAGTCGGTGGCCGAGCAGGCGCGCCGGATCCTGGCCGACCGCGGGCGCGGTGACCTGGTGCGCCGGGTCGACTCCTACCGCGGCGGATACCTGCCCGAGGAGCGGCGCGAGCTGGAACGGGCCCTCTCCGCCGGCGACCTGCTCGGCGTCGCCACCACCAACGCCCTGGAGCTCGGCATCGACATCGCCGGGCTCGACGCCGTGGTGCTCGCCGGCTACCCCGGCACACTCGCCTCGCTGTGGCAGCAGGCCGGCCGGGCCGGCCGGGCGCAGCGGGAGTCGCTGGTCGTCTTCGTCGCCCGCGACGACCCGCTGGACCACTACCTGGCCCACCACCCCCGGGCGGTGTTCGGCCGGCCGATCGAGGCCACCGTCACCGATCCGGCCAACCCCTACGTGCTCGGCCCGCAGCTGTGCTGCGCCGCCGCCGAGCTCCCGCTGGTGCCTGCGGACCTCGCCGACTTCGGTGGCCCGGTCGCCGAGGCGCAGCTCGACGAGCTGGTGGCCGCCGGTCGACTCCGGCGGCGGCCCACCGGCTGGTACTGGGCCGGGCGAGGCCGCCCCGACGTCGACATCCGCGGCGGCGGGGACCAGCCGGTCGCGATCATCGAGGGGGGCACCGGGCGGCTGCTCGGCACCGTCGACGGCGGTGCCGCGCACTCGACCGTGCACGAGGGCGCCCTCTACGTGCACCGGGGCGACACCTTCGTCGTCGACGAGTTCGACGTGGAGGACGCCTGCGCCGTCGTGCACCCGGAGACGCCCGACTGGACGACCGTGGCTCGAGACGTCACCGACCTGGCCATCGTCTCGATCGAGCAGACCCGGCCGCTGGGCACGGTGACCGCGCACACCGGCGTCGTCGACGTGACCAACCAGGTGGTCGCCTACCAGCGGCGGCGGCTGGGCACCGGCGAGGTCCTCGCGGAGTTCCCCCTCGACCTGCCCCCGCGCCAGCTGCGCACCAAGGCGGTGTGGTTGGCCCTCGACTCCCGCGCCGTGCAGCGGGCGGAGGTCGAGGACGCGGCGCTGCCCGGTTCGCTGCACGCGGCCGAGCACGCCGCGATCGGCATCCTGCCGCTGCTGGCCACCTGCGATCGCTGGGACCTCGGTGGCCTGTCCACCGCGCTCCACCCCGACACCGGCACTGCGGCGATCTTCGTCTACGACGGCCACCCGGGTGGGGCGGGCTTCGCCGAGCGGGGGTACGCGGCGCTGCGGCGCTGGCTGCAGGCGACGCGGGCCACGGTGGCCAGCTGCGAGTGCGAGAGCGGCTGCCCGTCGTGCGTGCAGTCGCCCAAGTGCGGGAACGGCAACGACCCGCTGGACAAGGCCGGCGCGGTGCGGGTGCTCGACGCCGTCCTCGACGAGCTGGCCGCCGCCGACGAGCGCGGCGCGACCGAGCCGGACGACGGCGACGAGGACGACGGGCCGACCACCGTCGCCGAGGTCCGGGCCGGAGCGGCCGAGGAGGACGACCTGGTCTTCTGA
- a CDS encoding TadE family type IV pilus minor pilin — MRARLRRGLGAEAGMVTAETAVVLPVLLLVLVGALAAVTVVGAQLRCVDAAREGARAASRGEDVAVVTGWAGRAAPEGARTTVTAAADGVRVRVTAEVAPLGPLPWRVTVTADAAARWEPGAEPAG, encoded by the coding sequence GTGCGCGCTCGTCTGCGGCGGGGCCTCGGCGCGGAGGCCGGCATGGTCACCGCCGAGACCGCCGTCGTCCTGCCGGTGCTCCTGCTGGTGCTCGTGGGCGCGCTGGCCGCGGTGACCGTGGTCGGCGCCCAGCTGCGCTGCGTCGATGCGGCCCGGGAGGGCGCGCGGGCGGCGTCGCGCGGCGAGGACGTGGCCGTGGTGACCGGTTGGGCCGGCCGGGCCGCGCCGGAGGGGGCGCGCACCACCGTGACCGCGGCAGCGGACGGGGTCCGGGTGCGGGTGACTGCGGAGGTCGCCCCGCTCGGGCCGCTGCCCTGGCGCGTCACCGTGACCGCCGACGCGGCCGCCCGGTGGGAGCCCGGCGCGGAGCCGGCCGGATGA
- a CDS encoding Rv3654c family TadE-like protein, whose product MRNERGSATVWVLALSAVLALLATAAVLVGIAAVARHRAAGAADLAALAAAGRAVLGNPAACPAAAEVAAANGAELTGCRVGEHGVVEVAVAVPVRLGRLGVHTAHGRARAGPGAPG is encoded by the coding sequence ATGAGGAACGAGCGCGGGTCGGCGACGGTCTGGGTGCTCGCGCTGTCGGCGGTGCTCGCCCTGCTGGCCACGGCCGCCGTCCTGGTCGGGATAGCGGCGGTCGCCCGGCACCGGGCCGCGGGAGCCGCCGACCTCGCGGCGCTGGCCGCGGCCGGTCGGGCGGTCCTCGGGAACCCGGCGGCCTGCCCCGCGGCTGCGGAGGTCGCGGCCGCCAACGGAGCGGAGCTGACCGGCTGCCGGGTGGGCGAGCACGGGGTCGTGGAGGTCGCGGTGGCCGTTCCCGTGCGGCTGGGCCGGCTCGGGGTCCACACGGCGCACGGCCGCGCCCGCGCCGGCCCTGGGGCCCCGGGGTGA
- the topA gene encoding type I DNA topoisomerase, whose protein sequence is MPTKTTKPAAESDPTTDGAAKTPARRRSAAPGGRPLVIVESPTKANKIAGYLGSGYVVEASVGHIRDLPRNAADVPAEHKGAAWARLGVDVDNSFEPLYVVSPDRKQQVTRLKQLVKEASEVYLATDEDREGEAIAWHLVDTLKPRVPVRRMVFHEITPEAIARAVANPRELDTDLVDAQETRRILDRLYGYEVSPVLWKKVLPKLSAGRVQSVATRIVVERERERMAFTSADYWSLEGTFAVTGRAAGADEGEPTTVRAKLVSVDDSRVATGRDFDAATGRTTGEVVHLDEAGARGLAARLEGRQVSVSRVDEKPYRRRPYAPFTTSTLQMEAGRKLGWSSAQTMRVAQRLYENGHITYMRTDSTNLSDEAINAARQQARELYGDAYVPTEARRYKSKAKGAQEAHEAIRPAGDSFRTPGQLAAGLARDEFRLYELIWQRTVASQMADAVGQTVSVRLAGRSSTDEAVEFTASGRTITFPGFLRAYVESRDEGAAKDGDDDHGSDDAERRLPRLERGQQLDTQALDAKGHTTQPPSRYTEPSLVARLEELGIGRPSTFASIMQTIQDRGYVWKKGNALVPSFVAFAVVNLLEQYFTQLVDYDFTASLEEELDEIAGGNLQRVTWLTEFYFGGEGRHAGAIAQSGGLKHVIGQRLEEIDARGINSIPLRATDPEGRPVVVRVGRYGPYLQAGDDGGRVSIPEDLAPDELTEEKVRQLLEAPSGDRELGTDPESGHPVVVKAGRYGPYVTTVVPEDSKESPRTASLFSSMSPETVTIDDALKLLTLPRTVGTAPDGEEIQALNGRYGPYLKKGTDSRSLDGEEKLFTVTLDEALALFAQPKQRGRAAAKAPLKELGPDPVTQGQVTVREGRFGPYVTDGETNASLRKGDDVESITIERAAELLADRRARGPATKKKAAKKTTATKAAAKKTTAKKTAAAKKTTAKKTAAPVTAG, encoded by the coding sequence GTGCCCACGAAGACCACCAAGCCCGCGGCCGAGAGCGACCCGACGACCGACGGGGCGGCGAAGACGCCTGCCCGCCGGAGGTCGGCCGCGCCCGGCGGCAGGCCGCTGGTCATCGTGGAGTCGCCGACCAAGGCCAACAAGATCGCCGGCTACCTCGGCAGCGGCTACGTGGTCGAGGCGAGCGTCGGCCACATCCGCGACCTGCCGCGCAACGCCGCCGACGTGCCGGCCGAGCACAAGGGCGCGGCGTGGGCCCGGCTCGGGGTCGACGTCGACAACTCCTTCGAGCCGCTCTACGTGGTCAGCCCCGACCGCAAGCAGCAGGTCACCCGGCTCAAGCAGCTGGTGAAGGAGGCCAGCGAGGTCTACCTCGCGACAGACGAGGACCGCGAGGGCGAGGCCATCGCCTGGCACCTGGTCGACACCCTGAAGCCGCGCGTGCCGGTGCGCCGGATGGTCTTCCACGAGATCACCCCCGAGGCCATCGCCCGCGCCGTCGCCAACCCCCGCGAGCTCGACACCGACCTGGTCGACGCCCAGGAGACCCGGCGCATCCTCGACCGCCTCTACGGCTACGAGGTCAGCCCGGTGCTCTGGAAGAAGGTGCTGCCCAAGCTGTCGGCCGGCCGCGTCCAGTCGGTGGCCACCCGGATCGTCGTGGAGCGCGAGCGGGAGCGGATGGCCTTCACCTCGGCCGACTACTGGTCGCTGGAGGGCACCTTCGCGGTCACCGGCCGCGCCGCCGGCGCCGACGAGGGCGAGCCCACCACGGTGCGGGCCAAGCTGGTCAGCGTCGACGACAGCCGGGTCGCCACCGGCCGCGACTTCGACGCCGCCACCGGCCGCACCACCGGCGAGGTCGTGCACCTCGACGAGGCCGGCGCCCGCGGCCTGGCCGCCCGGCTCGAGGGTCGCCAGGTGAGCGTCAGCCGGGTCGACGAGAAGCCCTACCGCCGTCGTCCGTACGCGCCGTTCACCACCTCGACCCTGCAGATGGAGGCCGGCCGCAAGCTCGGCTGGTCCTCGGCGCAGACGATGCGGGTGGCGCAGCGGCTGTACGAGAACGGCCACATCACCTACATGCGCACCGACTCGACCAACCTGTCCGACGAGGCGATCAACGCCGCTCGTCAGCAGGCGCGCGAGCTGTACGGCGACGCCTACGTGCCCACCGAGGCCCGGCGCTACAAGAGCAAGGCCAAGGGCGCGCAGGAGGCGCACGAGGCCATCCGCCCGGCCGGCGACAGCTTCCGCACACCCGGCCAGCTCGCGGCCGGCCTTGCCCGGGACGAGTTCCGGCTCTACGAGCTGATCTGGCAGCGCACCGTCGCCTCGCAGATGGCCGACGCCGTCGGCCAGACCGTCAGCGTCCGGCTGGCCGGCCGCAGCAGCACCGACGAGGCGGTCGAGTTCACCGCCAGTGGCCGCACGATCACCTTCCCCGGCTTCCTGCGCGCCTACGTCGAGTCCCGCGACGAGGGCGCCGCGAAGGACGGCGACGACGACCACGGCAGCGACGACGCCGAGCGCCGGCTGCCCCGCCTGGAGCGCGGCCAGCAGCTGGACACCCAGGCGCTGGACGCCAAGGGCCACACCACCCAGCCGCCGTCGCGCTACACCGAGCCCAGCCTGGTCGCCCGGCTGGAGGAGCTGGGGATCGGCCGCCCCTCGACCTTCGCGTCGATCATGCAGACCATCCAGGACCGCGGGTACGTCTGGAAGAAGGGCAACGCACTCGTCCCCTCCTTCGTGGCGTTCGCGGTGGTCAACCTGCTGGAGCAGTACTTCACCCAGCTCGTCGACTACGACTTCACCGCCTCGCTGGAGGAGGAGCTCGACGAGATCGCCGGCGGGAACCTGCAGCGCGTCACCTGGCTGACCGAGTTCTACTTCGGCGGCGAGGGCCGGCACGCCGGCGCCATCGCCCAGTCCGGTGGGCTCAAGCACGTGATCGGCCAGCGGCTGGAGGAGATCGACGCCCGCGGCATCAACTCGATCCCGCTGCGCGCCACCGACCCCGAGGGCCGCCCGGTCGTCGTCCGGGTCGGCCGCTACGGGCCGTACCTGCAGGCCGGGGACGACGGCGGCCGGGTGAGCATCCCCGAGGACCTCGCGCCCGACGAGCTGACCGAGGAGAAGGTCCGCCAGCTGCTCGAGGCGCCCTCGGGCGACCGGGAGCTGGGCACCGACCCGGAGTCGGGGCACCCGGTCGTGGTCAAGGCCGGCCGCTACGGCCCGTACGTCACCACCGTCGTGCCCGAGGACAGCAAGGAGTCGCCGCGGACGGCGAGCCTGTTCTCCTCCATGTCGCCGGAGACGGTCACGATCGACGACGCGCTGAAGCTGCTGACGCTGCCGCGCACCGTGGGCACCGCGCCGGACGGCGAGGAGATCCAGGCGCTCAACGGCCGCTACGGGCCCTACCTGAAGAAGGGCACCGACTCCCGCTCGCTGGACGGCGAGGAGAAGCTCTTCACCGTCACCCTCGACGAGGCGCTGGCGCTCTTCGCCCAGCCGAAGCAGCGCGGGCGGGCGGCGGCCAAGGCCCCGCTCAAGGAGCTCGGCCCCGACCCGGTCACCCAGGGGCAGGTCACTGTGCGAGAGGGCCGCTTCGGGCCCTACGTGACCGACGGCGAGACCAACGCCAGCCTGCGCAAGGGCGACGACGTCGAGTCGATCACCATCGAGCGGGCGGCGGAGCTGCTGGCCGACCGCCGTGCGCGCGGCCCGGCGACCAAGAAGAAGGCCGCGAAGAAGACCACCGCCACGAAGGCGGCGGCGAAGAAGACGACCGCGAAGAAGACCGCGGCGGCGAAGAAGACGACCGCGAAGAAGACGGCCGCTCCGGTCACCGCGGGCTGA
- a CDS encoding DUF4244 domain-containing protein, whose product MTAPLPAPGTAPREPAAAPVRSPLRRRWTRLQEAAEAGMSTAEYAVGTVAACAFAAVLHRVVTGDSIVSGLTDLVDAALATLS is encoded by the coding sequence ATGACCGCACCGCTGCCCGCCCCCGGGACCGCGCCACGGGAGCCCGCCGCGGCTCCCGTGCGCAGCCCGCTCCGCCGCCGGTGGACGCGGCTCCAGGAAGCCGCGGAGGCCGGCATGAGCACCGCCGAGTACGCGGTGGGCACCGTCGCGGCGTGCGCCTTCGCGGCGGTGCTCCACCGGGTGGTCACCGGCGACTCGATCGTCTCGGGCCTGACCGATCTCGTAGACGCCGCCCTGGCGACCCTCTCCTGA
- a CDS encoding pilus assembly protein TadB has product MTAALLAAAGAALLWPDGQAELRGRLRAVAGSRPGRGRPTLPLTAAIGAGALAGVLSTPLVALLAGGCAALAARAWASRRAAAADEARLAALAEALGALSGELRAGRFLDDAVRTAAGACPDQRSGTALVRAVRAPGEPPSPDGPGRGDGLAAELARLSAAVALSVRTGCSLATVVAAVEDDLRARLRHRRALLVATAGPRSSARLLAGLPVLGLAMGSGVGADPWHVLTATGPGQLLLVAGVLLEIAGIAWTGRLVRRIGR; this is encoded by the coding sequence GTGACCGCAGCGCTGCTCGCCGCGGCCGGCGCCGCCCTGCTCTGGCCGGACGGGCAGGCCGAGCTGCGGGGGCGGCTGCGCGCGGTCGCCGGCAGCAGGCCGGGGCGAGGACGCCCGACCCTGCCGCTGACGGCCGCGATCGGCGCCGGCGCGCTCGCCGGCGTCCTGAGCACGCCGCTGGTCGCCCTGCTCGCCGGCGGCTGCGCCGCCCTGGCCGCGCGGGCCTGGGCGTCCCGCCGGGCGGCGGCAGCCGACGAGGCGCGGCTGGCGGCGTTGGCCGAGGCGCTCGGTGCGCTCTCCGGCGAGCTGCGCGCGGGCCGGTTCCTCGACGACGCGGTGCGCACGGCGGCCGGTGCCTGCCCCGACCAGCGCTCCGGCACCGCGCTCGTCCGGGCGGTCCGCGCGCCCGGTGAGCCGCCCTCCCCGGACGGTCCGGGCCGCGGCGACGGGCTGGCCGCGGAGCTCGCCCGGCTCTCGGCGGCCGTGGCCCTCAGCGTCCGCACGGGGTGCTCGCTGGCCACGGTCGTCGCGGCGGTGGAGGACGACCTGCGGGCCCGGCTCCGGCACCGGCGGGCACTGCTGGTCGCCACCGCCGGCCCCCGCTCCAGCGCCCGTCTGCTGGCCGGGCTGCCGGTGCTCGGGCTGGCCATGGGCAGCGGTGTCGGCGCCGATCCCTGGCACGTGCTCACCGCGACCGGTCCCGGGCAGCTGCTGCTCGTCGCCGGCGTGCTGCTGGAGATCGCCGGGATCGCCTGGACCGGCCGCCTGGTGCGCCGGATCGGCCGATGA
- a CDS encoding type II secretion system F family protein yields the protein MRPGPWLPVLLLALACTLWAPGSVLAGSRVRRLVRPVPFGDGEEAARDGAQAARRRRWALAGGAALAAGLLVGGIAGVLTALGVAVAGERLLRHGPDPDDEARAALVGDLPAACDLLAACLAAGLPLAGALAAVGEAVPAPLGPCLRTVAALHRLGAAPRRAWADVPAEVAGLGRALVRAGESGAAAVPALSALAAETRAAARAGAEAAVQRAGVWVLAPLGVCFLPAFVCLGVAPLVLGIAGDVFG from the coding sequence ATGAGGCCGGGTCCGTGGCTGCCGGTGCTCCTGCTGGCGCTGGCATGCACGCTCTGGGCGCCCGGGTCGGTGCTCGCGGGTTCCCGGGTGCGCCGGCTGGTTCGCCCCGTGCCGTTCGGGGACGGCGAGGAGGCCGCCCGAGACGGTGCCCAGGCGGCCCGGCGACGCCGGTGGGCCCTGGCCGGGGGCGCTGCGCTCGCCGCCGGCCTGCTGGTCGGCGGGATCGCCGGGGTGCTCACCGCGCTCGGGGTGGCGGTGGCCGGCGAGCGGCTGCTCCGGCACGGCCCCGACCCGGACGACGAGGCGCGGGCGGCTCTGGTCGGGGACCTCCCGGCCGCCTGCGACCTGCTCGCCGCCTGCCTGGCGGCGGGCCTGCCGCTCGCCGGCGCGCTGGCCGCGGTGGGCGAGGCGGTGCCGGCGCCGCTCGGGCCGTGCCTGCGCACGGTCGCCGCCCTCCACCGGCTGGGCGCGGCACCGAGGCGGGCGTGGGCGGACGTCCCCGCTGAGGTCGCGGGGCTGGGCCGGGCGCTGGTGCGGGCGGGGGAGTCGGGAGCGGCCGCGGTGCCCGCGCTCTCCGCCCTGGCGGCGGAGACCCGGGCGGCGGCCCGGGCCGGCGCCGAGGCGGCCGTCCAGCGCGCCGGGGTGTGGGTGCTGGCGCCGCTGGGCGTCTGCTTCCTGCCGGCCTTCGTCTGCCTCGGCGTCGCCCCGCTCGTGCTCGGCATCGCCGGCGACGTCTTCGGCTGA
- a CDS encoding sodium-translocating pyrophosphatase — MPDGSLSGGETALVAVILVISLAALAFAAYLVRAVVAADQGTEKMQEIARAVQEGAAAYLRRQFRTLAVFAVIVFALLLVLPVADGGLGTRLGRAVFFLVGALFSALVGFIGMTLATRGNVRVAAAARDGGYRPAFRIAYRTGGVCGMITIGLGLFGAALVLLLFDDTAPVVLEGFGFGGALLAMFMRVGGGIFTKAADVGADLVGKVEAGIPEDDPRNAATIADNVGDNVGDCAGMAADLFESYAVTLVAALILGQVFFGSVGMVFPLVVAAIGVIASVVGILATNPGKSDRNGLAPINRGFFVSAAVSLLLVAVAAFTVLPDTGGGTDLPVSPQVLGLVAVLVGVVLAAAIQQLTGYFTETSRKPVKDVGRSSLTGPATVILSGISLGLESAVYAALLIGGAVYGAFLIGGGAALYAVALAGCGLLTTAGVIVSMDTFGPVSDNAQGIAEMSGDIDADGARVLTDLDAVGNTTKAITKGIAIATAVLAATALFGSYNAQVDAALADAGTTLGNAFSLVNPNNVVGAVLGAAVVFFFSGLAISAVSRAAGRVVFEVREQFRTHPGIMTYEERPDYSKVVDICTKDSLRELATPGLLAVLAPVAVGFGLGIGPLAAYLVGAIAAGTLMAVFLSNSGGAWDNAKKMVEDGSYGGKGSEAHAATVIGDTVGDPFKDTAGPAINPLIKVMNLVALLIAPAVVALSVGEDANTPVRVAIALAAVVVVVAAVVVSKRRSVVVGETSSAPDDTRLTTAAP, encoded by the coding sequence ATGCCCGACGGTTCGCTGTCCGGCGGGGAGACGGCGCTGGTCGCCGTCATCCTCGTCATCTCCCTGGCCGCCCTGGCCTTCGCCGCCTACCTGGTCCGCGCGGTCGTCGCCGCCGATCAGGGCACGGAGAAGATGCAGGAGATCGCACGGGCGGTGCAGGAGGGAGCGGCGGCCTACCTGCGCCGGCAGTTCCGCACCCTCGCCGTCTTCGCCGTGATCGTCTTCGCCCTGCTGCTGGTCCTCCCGGTGGCCGACGGCGGGCTGGGCACGCGGCTGGGCCGGGCGGTGTTCTTCCTCGTCGGCGCGCTGTTCTCGGCGCTGGTGGGCTTCATCGGCATGACGCTGGCCACCCGCGGCAACGTCCGGGTGGCCGCGGCGGCCCGCGACGGCGGCTACCGGCCGGCCTTCCGCATCGCGTACCGCACCGGCGGCGTCTGCGGGATGATCACCATCGGTCTGGGCCTCTTCGGCGCCGCGCTGGTCCTGCTGCTCTTCGACGACACCGCGCCGGTGGTCCTCGAGGGCTTCGGCTTCGGCGGCGCGCTGCTGGCGATGTTCATGCGCGTCGGGGGCGGCATCTTCACCAAGGCCGCCGACGTCGGCGCCGACCTGGTGGGCAAGGTGGAGGCCGGCATCCCGGAGGACGACCCGCGCAACGCCGCGACCATCGCCGACAACGTCGGCGACAACGTCGGCGACTGCGCCGGCATGGCCGCCGACCTCTTCGAGTCCTACGCCGTCACCCTCGTGGCGGCGCTCATCCTGGGTCAGGTCTTCTTCGGCTCGGTGGGCATGGTCTTCCCGCTCGTGGTGGCCGCGATCGGCGTCATCGCCTCGGTCGTGGGCATCCTGGCCACCAACCCGGGCAAGAGCGACCGCAACGGCCTGGCCCCCATCAACCGCGGCTTCTTCGTCTCCGCCGCGGTGTCGCTGCTGCTGGTCGCGGTCGCCGCGTTCACCGTGCTCCCCGACACCGGCGGCGGCACCGACCTGCCGGTCAGCCCGCAGGTGCTCGGCCTCGTGGCCGTGCTCGTCGGCGTGGTCCTGGCCGCGGCCATCCAGCAGCTCACCGGCTACTTCACCGAGACCAGCCGCAAGCCGGTCAAGGACGTCGGCCGCAGCTCCCTCACCGGGCCGGCCACGGTCATCCTCTCCGGCATCTCGCTCGGGCTGGAGTCGGCGGTCTACGCCGCGCTGCTCATCGGCGGCGCGGTCTACGGCGCCTTCCTCATCGGCGGCGGCGCCGCTCTCTACGCGGTCGCGCTCGCCGGGTGCGGGCTGCTGACCACGGCCGGCGTGATCGTCTCCATGGACACCTTCGGCCCGGTCAGCGACAACGCCCAGGGCATCGCCGAGATGTCCGGCGACATCGACGCCGACGGCGCCCGCGTGCTCACCGACCTCGACGCCGTCGGCAACACCACCAAGGCGATCACCAAGGGCATCGCCATCGCCACCGCGGTCCTCGCCGCGACGGCGCTGTTCGGCTCCTACAACGCCCAGGTCGACGCCGCGCTGGCCGACGCGGGGACCACGCTCGGGAACGCCTTCAGCCTGGTGAACCCGAACAACGTCGTCGGCGCGGTGCTGGGCGCCGCGGTGGTCTTCTTCTTCTCCGGGCTCGCCATCAGCGCCGTGTCGCGGGCGGCCGGCCGGGTCGTGTTCGAGGTGCGGGAGCAGTTCCGCACCCACCCCGGGATCATGACCTACGAGGAGCGGCCGGACTACAGCAAGGTCGTCGACATCTGCACCAAGGACTCGTTGCGCGAACTGGCCACGCCGGGCCTGCTGGCCGTGCTCGCCCCGGTGGCCGTGGGCTTCGGGCTGGGCATCGGCCCGCTGGCCGCCTACCTCGTCGGCGCGATCGCGGCCGGCACCCTCATGGCGGTGTTCCTCTCCAACTCCGGTGGCGCCTGGGACAACGCCAAGAAGATGGTGGAGGACGGCAGCTACGGCGGGAAGGGCAGCGAGGCCCACGCGGCCACCGTCATCGGCGACACCGTGGGCGACCCGTTCAAGGACACCGCCGGCCCGGCGATCAACCCGCTGATCAAGGTGATGAACCTGGTGGCGCTGCTCATCGCGCCCGCTGTGGTCGCCCTGTCGGTGGGGGAGGACGCCAACACCCCGGTCCGGGTGGCGATCGCGCTCGCCGCGGTGGTCGTCGTCGTGGCCGCGGTGGTGGTCTCCAAGCGCCGCTCGGTCGTCGTCGGCGAGACGTCGTCGGCGCCGGACGACACGCGGCTCACCACCGCGGCCCCCTGA